The DNA segment AGGTGGCGCTGTTCACTAACAAGGCGCCGTAAGTAGCGCAAACACAGCATCAGCACTACGGCCAAGGGAAAGGTCATAAGTAGGGTTGATCTAGGAATCCCGTGTTCCGAACCGATCAGCAAAACTGGTACACCAACCACCAGGCCACAAGCCAAACCGGCCCCCGTCACGGCCCTGGCTTCTTCAAAGGATCCGCTAACGTGCCGCCGGCTGTACAAGCGGGCCGGCCAGGCGCAACACAGCCACACGACCATGACCACGCCAATCAGAATGGCCGTCGGCAACAGGCTTATGCGCGAGACTTCCAGGTCGTAGCGCAATACTTCCGCCACGACCACCGCCAAAGCCCAACAGGCGACATCAAGCACGGCCCAACGAGCAGACAGCCGGCTCACGCCAATTGTCGGGTCGGTCCCATTTACCTGGGCCCGGCCTGATGGGTATTCAGCAGTTTCCATTACCGAGAATTAGCCTTTAACCCGCGTCCTGGGGTGCATATCTAGCGACCCACCCGCCAAATTAGGCGGCTCGATCACAGTAACGCTGTCCCAGCCCATGGCCGGCTTCCCCCTTTTTTCGGTTCCACTGTGACGGCTGTCACATGGCCCTATCTGGTCGACTCTGAGCCACTTTAGGGCCAGCTGTAACCAGTGGCAAGAGCGGCGCGCCGGGCAACAGCCCATGTCACAGGGCCAGCCAGCCGAGCCGAATGGCATCCAGCGGCCCAGGGAACCGGCTGTAGAAATACCCAGCTGCCTGAGCAGCGTTGATGCCTCAATCCCGCATGTGAATTCTCCGCGGAGCTGCCACTTGGTTGCCAGTGTCGCCTTGGCCTACCCGGCTTGGCCACAAGCGAACGGCCTCAAAGCTTCAAGGACTTCTACCTAGCCGACGCCCAGTTCAGCCAGCCCAGCCTGGAGAATGCGGGTCCGTCCAACTAGGTCCGGTTTCGTTGTCACCTGTTCGAACCCAATTGAACTGGCCCAGGATCGTAAAGCCCCAGCCTGGGAGGGGTCGAGCTCGAATAACGCCCATCCGCCAGGGCCCAGCAGCCGACGGGCAGTGTTGAGGAAAGCCCGCGGCAACTCCAGGCCACGCTCTCCCCCACCCCATAAGGCCAAATCAGGCTCGTATCCGGCGGCCGCCCCTTCCAGCGGCGTGCCCTGGGGCAAATACGGCGGATTAGCCACCACCAACCCCACTTGACCATCTAAGTTGGCCAAGGTTTGCCCGCAGGTGGCATCGCCCTCAACTAGCTCCACTGCCAGGCCGGCAGTGTTCAGCTCGGCGTAACCCAAAGCCACCGTTGAGACCTCTACCGCCACCACTCGCAGATCCGGGCAGGCCGTCGCCAAAGCCGCGGCCAGCGCCCCACAGCCGGTCCCCAGATCGACCACCAGGTCTAGTTCACGGCTTATGGCAAGGTTGATGGCCTCTTCGGCCAACAATTCTGTCTCCGGTCGTGGTACAAAAACCCCTGGGCCCACGGCCAGGTCCAGTCCAAGAAAAGCCGCCTTGCCAGTGATGTACTGCAGCGGCTCACCGGCCAATCGCCGCGAGATGGCGGCCTCGAAGCTAGCAGGCAGTTTCAGGTTCCCAGTCAGGGCCAAGGCTCTAAGCCGTCCAGGGCTCACAGCCAGCAGGTCAGCCGCCAACAGCTCGGCCTCTAACTGGCCGTTGCCCCCACCGCTGCCCTCAAGCCGGTCAGCGGCGCACCCAAGCCGGCAGGCGGCATCGGCGCTTTTCACGTCAACTGGCGGTCCCGGCCAAACGGGCCGCCGCCTCCGCCTCAATGGCTGAGGCCACCACCGGACCAAGTTCGCCGGCCAGCACCCGGTCTAGGTTGTAGGCCTTGAAACCGGTGCGGTGGTCGGCGACCCGGTTTTCCGGGAAATTGTAGGTTCTAATCCGCTCCGAGCGATCAACTGTGCGCACCTGCGAACGCCGCGATTCGGCCGCGGCGGCCGCGGCCGCCTCTGCTGCTATCTGCAACAAGCGCGAACGCAACACCCGCAGGGCCTGTTCGCGGTTTTGCAGCTGGGACTTTTCGTTT comes from the Micrococcales bacterium genome and includes:
- the prmC gene encoding peptide chain release factor N(5)-glutamine methyltransferase, whose translation is MKSADAACRLGCAADRLEGSGGGNGQLEAELLAADLLAVSPGRLRALALTGNLKLPASFEAAISRRLAGEPLQYITGKAAFLGLDLAVGPGVFVPRPETELLAEEAINLAISRELDLVVDLGTGCGALAAALATACPDLRVVAVEVSTVALGYAELNTAGLAVELVEGDATCGQTLANLDGQVGLVVANPPYLPQGTPLEGAAAGYEPDLALWGGGERGLELPRAFLNTARRLLGPGGWALFELDPSQAGALRSWASSIGFEQVTTKPDLVGRTRILQAGLAELGVG
- a CDS encoding peptide chain release factor 1 — its product is VQRVPVTESQGRVHTSAAGVLVMPEADDPTELEIDAHDLKIDVYRSSGPGGQSVNTTDSAVRITHLPTGLVVSCQNEKSQLQNREQALRVLRSRLLQIAAEAAAAAAAESRRSQVRTVDRSERIRTYNFPENRVADHRTGFKAYNLDRVLAGELGPVVASAIEAEAAARLAGTAS